A region of the Romboutsia hominis genome:
TTTAATTTTTGAAAAATAATATAAAATTATATATTAAAATATGAAAATATAACTAAAATTTTATTAAAAATACAAACCTTTAAATAAAAATATTGATAAAAATTCAGTGATGATGTATAATTAATTCAAAATATAGATATATTATTCGTATAATATGGTGATATGGTCCATATGTTTCTACGAACTCGCCGTAAATGAGTTTGCTATGAATAGCTACACATACTTATAGACTAGATTTGTAAGATATATGTTCTATTCAATTAGAATATATATCTTTTTTTAAAATTAAAATCTAGGAGGAAAGTATGATAGCACAAAAACAACAAAGTAAGGCATCTTTATCTTTTTTAGATAAAATATTTAAATACACTGAACGTGGATCAAATGCAAAAACTGAAGTAATAGGTGGAGTTACAACATTTTTAACTATGGCCTACATAGTATTTGTAAATCCTGCAATATTATCTGATGCAGGGATGGATAAATCAGCACTTATAACTGTAACAATACTTGCTACTGCTATTGGAACATTAATATTTGCATTTTTAGGTAATGCACCTTTTGCACTTGCACCAGGTATGGGGCTTAATGCATTTTTCACATATTCACTTGTTATTGGAGAAGGGGTTCACTGGACACAAGCTCTAGGAGTTGTATTTATATCTGGAACGATATTTTTAATTTTAGCAATAACTGGAGTTAGAAAATATATTGCAGATGCAATACCAAAAGAACTTAGCATAGCATCAGCTGCAGGTATTGGATTGTTTTTATCATTTGTAGGACTTAAAGGTATGGGAGTAATAGTTGGTAATCCTGATACATTAGTTGCTTTAGCTGATTTTACACCAACAGTTTTAATAGCTTTATTTGGACTTGTTTTAATGGGAATATTTGAAGTTAAAAAAGTTAAAGGTGGAATTTTAATAAGTATTATTGTAACAACTGTTTTATCTATAGTATTAGGATATGTAGAACTTCCTACATCTATAATTTCAGCTCCTCCAAGTATAGCACCAGTTGCTTTTAAGCTTGATATATTAGGAGCACTTAAATTTTCATTAATAGGACCAATATTTTCATTTATGTTTATAGATATGTTTGATTCTTTAGCGTTTTTAATAAGTTGTTGTAAGCAAATGGGACTTGAAGATAAGGATGGAAACATAAAAGGTTTATCAAGAATGTTATATGCAGATGTTACTTCTACTTTAATAGGTTCTATGCTTGGAACAAGTACTGTTACTACTTTTGGAGAATCAGCAGCAGGAATAGCAGCTGGTGCTAGAACAGGTCTTGCATCAGTAGTTACAGCTTCATTATTTTTAGTAACATTATTATTTACACCACTTTTAGGTGTAGTACCATCTTATGCTGCATCTCCAGCACTTGTAATGGTAGGGGTATTTATGTTTTCAAGTATTAGACAAGTTGACTTTAATGATAGCAAGATTGCTGTTAGTGCATTTGTTACAGTTTTATTAATGCCACTTACTTATAGCATTAGTATAGGTTTATGTTTTGGATTTATTTCATACATTATAATGCATGTTGTTTCTAAGGAAACTGAAAAGATTAGTGTAACTCTTTGGATAATAGGAGCATTATCTGTATTAAATTTAATGCTTAGTTAATATAATTAAATAAAATTAAAAGAGCTTCTTAAAATTTTAAATATTTTAAGAAGCTCTTTTATTATATAATAATTATTTGACTAAAGTAGATTTTAATGTGTATATTATATAAGTATTAAAATTAGAATTAATAGCTTTAGGATAAGCTAAAAAAAGATAGTATATAGACTAGGAGAAACATAATGAATGGAACAACACATAAGTGTGGTGGAGTAGCGCTAGCAACTCTTACAGTGGTAGCACTAGGGGGATTTAAAAATATATCAATAGAACAAGGTGTAATGTTAGTTACAGGAGCATCTTTTGGAGCATTACTACCAGATATAGACCACAAAGGTAGTGAAGTAGGTAAAAAACTAAAGCCAATATCTAAATTTGTAGCAAAGCATACAGAACACAGAGGATTTACACATACCTTAGTAGCAGCACTTATAGTAGCTATACTTTCCTTTGGTGGCATATATATACTTAAAAATTTCTACACTAAAGACATAACATCAAGAGTAGCAATAGGAATAATTAGTGGATTTTTAATATGGATAGCATTAGATACAGCACTAAACTCAATGAGACCTAAATTTGTACATAACAAAAAAATAAAAAAGCTATTAGATTTAGAATATCCATCTTTAATAGTGTTAATGGTTTTATGTACAATATTTTCTAATATGATTTATAATAGTTTAGATATATTTGCTTGGGGAGTGACTGTTGGATATATTAGCCATCTTCTTTTAGATATGCTAAACCCAACAGGTGTACCAATACTTTACCCATACAGTAAACATAGAATAAGTGTGGCAAATATTAAAACTGGTAAGCACGAAGGTATAGTAAGTGCAATTTGTAATATTATAACAATATTTTGTTTAATTATATTGTTTACTTAAAGTTTAATATAATATATAGATTATTATTTAAAAATATATAAAAGGTCTATGCCTAATTTATTGGGATAGACCTTTTATATCGTATTAAAGAATACAATGTATGATATAATACAAAATAGTAAAAGGTAGTTAGGGGTGAATTCGTGATACTAGATAAAATAAATTCAAATGCAAAAAAAATAACTAATATAACTAGATGGAGTAGAGGACAAGAATACTATGAAATAGGAAATGTATACAACCTAAATATATTTATAGAAGGTAAATATATATGCATACATTCAATAGTAGAAGGATCTAAGGCATATATAGACTATAAAAATGAATTAGCTTTAAATCTAGAAAACTTAGCCCTTGAAGATACCTCTTGCACATGTGATGATTATATTAAAAATAAAAAGTCTAATAGTCATCCATATATGTGTAAACACTTAGTAGCAACATTTTTAGAAGCTATTTATGATATAAAACAATCAAAAGAAGAGTTTCCACTTGAAACTTTACATGAAAATATAAAAAGTATAGAAACAATAGATATAATAGAAAAGAAAACTCCACAAGATATGATACTTGAAAGTATAGAGACTGAAGAAAAAATAAATCTAGAGGTATTAATAGATACATCTACAAATCAACAATATGCAAAAGTTGAATTTAAGATAGGAAAAAATAAGATGTATGTTTTAAAAAGCCTAAGCGATTTTACAGAAGCTAGAAAATTTGGAAGTAGCATAACTTATGGAAAAGACTTTAAATATGAGCCTAAAAAACATACTTTTTCATCACAAGATGAGGCAATAGCTTCATATATAGATGAAATGGTAACTATAAACGAACAATTTAAAGTATTACAAAAAGATAAAGATCAAATAGAATTAGTAGAAGGAAAAATTTTAAATATAATTGGAGATTCTTTAAAAAGATTTTTAACTACTTTAGGAAATAAAAGAATTAAGATAAAAATAGATGACATAATATATGAACCTAATATACTTTATAAAGACTTACCAATATCTTTTAATATAGAAGATAAAAATGATAAATTAGTTATAAGTAGTGATGAAAATATGCCAATTCCTTTAAATGAAAAGGCAGATGTATTTTTCTACAATGGAGATATATACCTACCTTCAATAAATCAATATAGTTCATATAAACACTTTTATAAGCATTTAAAAGAAGATAATAGTATAAAATTTGATAAATCAAAAGTACAAGAAGTTATAACTAAAGTAATACCAAAGTTAGAACAAGCTAGTTTAAATGTATCAATTGATGAAAACATAAGTAAAAAGATAAGAAAAGATTTAAATACTAAGATTTACTTAGATAGAAAAAAAGATTTGATAATTCTTGATTTAAAATTTATATATGGCAATGAAAAAGAAAATAAAGATTACTATATAATAAGAGATGTTAACAAAGAAAATAATATAAAAGAAGTTTTAAATAATTTAAAATTTGAAGAAGAAA
Encoded here:
- a CDS encoding metal-dependent hydrolase, with amino-acid sequence MNGTTHKCGGVALATLTVVALGGFKNISIEQGVMLVTGASFGALLPDIDHKGSEVGKKLKPISKFVAKHTEHRGFTHTLVAALIVAILSFGGIYILKNFYTKDITSRVAIGIISGFLIWIALDTALNSMRPKFVHNKKIKKLLDLEYPSLIVLMVLCTIFSNMIYNSLDIFAWGVTVGYISHLLLDMLNPTGVPILYPYSKHRISVANIKTGKHEGIVSAICNIITIFCLIILFT
- a CDS encoding NCS2 family permease — its product is MIAQKQQSKASLSFLDKIFKYTERGSNAKTEVIGGVTTFLTMAYIVFVNPAILSDAGMDKSALITVTILATAIGTLIFAFLGNAPFALAPGMGLNAFFTYSLVIGEGVHWTQALGVVFISGTIFLILAITGVRKYIADAIPKELSIASAAGIGLFLSFVGLKGMGVIVGNPDTLVALADFTPTVLIALFGLVLMGIFEVKKVKGGILISIIVTTVLSIVLGYVELPTSIISAPPSIAPVAFKLDILGALKFSLIGPIFSFMFIDMFDSLAFLISCCKQMGLEDKDGNIKGLSRMLYADVTSTLIGSMLGTSTVTTFGESAAGIAAGARTGLASVVTASLFLVTLLFTPLLGVVPSYAASPALVMVGVFMFSSIRQVDFNDSKIAVSAFVTVLLMPLTYSISIGLCFGFISYIIMHVVSKETEKISVTLWIIGALSVLNLMLS